The following proteins come from a genomic window of Lolium rigidum isolate FL_2022 chromosome 5, APGP_CSIRO_Lrig_0.1, whole genome shotgun sequence:
- the LOC124652138 gene encoding protein FAR1-RELATED SEQUENCE 5-like — protein sequence MEAARGEGDELIADYVDCLMSLDTNARSVQNGDLILGAPVVEAGVAASVGGIMEQDAMKDFAPPEAPKEPMLGMIFESDEAAKTFYNEYARCLGFPFRVGRSRRSKGADEVVVMKRFVCSREGMYTKKNPSSGEATKKRERMSMREGCNAMIEVVRESNHWVVSKLETAHNHDLGTCSRVGYLRAGGLLDGSNKITMMGSDRMLFPRQNVLGEGGDAQGLLDYLKKMQASDPAFFHVIQVDKNSCPMNVFWVDARAKLAYQHFGDAVTFDTTYKKNKYMMPFVTFSGVNHHLQPVMFGCALLMEETECSFVWLFETWLTAMSGKEPCSLVTDQNRAMKTAIGKVFPHTCHRFCKWHILSRTKQKLAHTYSEHPTLRDELESCVIRSETIDTFETTWMSILDTYDLRKNTWLQAIYNIRQKWVPLYQMDTFCAEISRAQKLETLNDFYKKYFSTKATLEVFLTQFDLSIESHYEEEAKADMDTSLNLVTTKTASPIEKQAARTYTKAVFSKFQEEFTESLGYIIRKTKDGCISKYNIMKDEDSSDTFCVTYNASTKMAKCSCKYFESSGILCRHILGVFLIVDPRLLPPDYFLKRWTRKARDDGLFEYNGDNHHEDVCESIASRYDVLCADAIRCAEKGSGSETVYKAAKDILQKAYEEVIAYERNPVRVSQRDAININEDVMIDDTMTNQSLPDSGRKVTNLLGQFLGSSWSP from the exons ATGGAAGCTGCAAGGGGTGAAGGCGATGAGCTCATTGCTGATTATGTTGATTGCCTCATGTCCTTGGACACCAATGCTCGGTCTGTCCAGAACGGTGATCTGATTCTTGGAGCTCCGGTTGTAGAAGCAGGCGTAGCTGCTTCAGTTGGCGGTATTATGGAGCAGGATGCCATGAAAGATTTTGCACCTCCAGAGGCTCCTAAAGAGCCAATGTTAGGTATGATATTTGAATCGGATGAAGCAGCAAAGACTTTCTACAATGAGTATGCCAGGTGCCTTGGATTCCCCTTCCGTGTTGGTAGGTCTCGCCGTTCGAAAGGTGCAGATGAGGTTGTCGTCATGAAGAGGTTTGTTTGCTCAAGGGAAGGCATGTACACGAAGAAGAATCCATCATCAGGTGAGGCTACAAAGAAGCGTGAGAGGATGTCTATGCGGGAAGGTTGCAATGCTATGATAGAGGTGGTCAGGGAATCAAACCATTGGGTTGTTTCCAAGCTTGAAACGGCTCACAACCATGACCTTGGCACCTGTAGCAGAGTTGGGTATCTTCGTGCTGGTGGTTTGCTTGATGGCTCCAATAAGATCACTATGATGGGCTCAGATAGGATGCTCTTTCCGAGGCAGAATGTTCTCGGGGAAGGCGGAGACGCTCAAGGTCTTCTTGATTATCTGAAGAAGATGCAAGCCAGTGACCCTGCCTTCTTCCATGTCATACAGGTCGACAAGAATAGCTGTCCAATGAATGTTTTTTGGGTCGATGCTAGAGCTAAACTTGCTTATCAGCATTTCGGGGATGCTGTTACATTCGACACaacatacaagaagaacaagtatatgatgcccTTTGTTACCTTCTCAGGAGTCAATCATCATCTTCAGCCTGTTATGTTTGGATGTGCATTGCTTATGGAAGAGACTGAATGCTCATTTGTTTGGCTATTTGAAACATGGTTGACAGCAATGAGTGGGAAGGAGCCATGTTCGCTAGTTACTGACCAAAATCGGGCCATGAAAACCGCAATTGGAAAGGTTTTCCCGCATACCTGTCACCGTTTCTGCAAGTGGCATATTTTGAGTAGAACCAAGCAGAAGTTAGCTCATACATACTCAGAACATCCTACTCTAAGAGATGAGTTAGAAAGCTGTGTTATTAGGTCTGAAACTATCGACACATTTGAGACAACATGGATGTCAATCCTTGATACTTATGACCTGAGAAAGAATACATGGCTTCAAGCAATATACAATATCCGCCAAAAATGGGTTCCTTTGTACCAGATGGATACATTCTGTGCAGAAATATCTAGAGCACAGAAATTAGAAACCCTGAATGATTTCTACAAGAAGTATTTTAGTACGAAGGCAACGCTGGAAGTTTTTCTAACTCAATTTGATTTGAGCATAGAAAGCCATTATGAGGAAGAAGCAAAAGCAGATATGGACACTTCTTTAAATTTGGTGACAACAAAGACTGCATCACCAATAGAAAAGCAGGCAGCACGTACCTACACCAAAGCAGTCTTCAGTAAATTTCAGGAGGAGTTTACAGAGTCTTTGGGGTATATTATTCGGAAAACTAAAGATGGCTGCATAAGCAAATACAACATCATGAAAGATGAAGATTCATCAGATACTTTCTGTGTGACGTATAATGCTTCCACTAAAATGGCAAAGTGTAGTTGCAAGTACTTTGAGTCCTCAGGTATTTTATGTCGTCATATTCTTGGAGTATTCCTAATAGTTGATCCACGTCTACTCCCACCTGATTACTTTTTGAAGCGCTGGACGCGGAAGGCCAGAGATGATGGCTTATTTGAATACAATGGTGATAACCATCATGAGGATGTTTGTGAGTCCATTGCAAGCCGTTACGATGTCCTATGTGCTGATGCCATCAGATGTGCTGAGAAAGGATCTGGATCAGAGACAGTGTACAAAGCAGCAAAAGATATCTTACAGAAGGCATATGAAGAGGTAATTGCTTATGAGAGAAATCCAGTTAGGGTGTCACAAAGGGATGCTATAAACATCAACGAGGATGTTATGATTGATGATACCATGACTAATCAGTCATTGCCAGATTCTGGGCGAAAG GTGACTAATTTGCTCGGCCAGTTTCTTGGTTCCTCTTGGTCTCCCTGA